A DNA window from Phycisphaerae bacterium contains the following coding sequences:
- a CDS encoding PQQ-binding-like beta-propeller repeat protein has protein sequence MPSRRHSIRWSRLWTSGLVIAGFAGAALAESPGESAWRQWGGTNQDFKASAAGLADNWPESGPPKVWERELGDGYSAILFEDGVLYTMYRASEDKEAVIALKADTGETVWEYRYESAVKEGHVKDFGSGPRSTPLIVEDRLYTIGIAGKMHCLDKFTGKPHWHKNLWDDLGGNFLMHGYASSPIAYKNTVIALVGAKDQSIVAFDQKDGSVKWKSASFENGYSTPRLFRIDGEDHLVTFMATEIVGLEPATGEIKWSFPQENQWKQNICMPTLASGNILFFSSPDAGAHGLKIERTGSQYSVSEVWSTRKIQFYHVTSVANGDFVYGCTGTQGTFFIAAVNMKTGDIAWRKRGFSKANVIQADGKLIILDEDGNLALAAATPEDFTVLAKFQLFDDVSWTVPTVAGKYLFARDKKSIKALNLG, from the coding sequence ATGCCCTCTCGACGACACTCCATCCGCTGGTCTCGTCTCTGGACGTCGGGCCTGGTTATCGCCGGCTTTGCCGGCGCGGCGCTTGCCGAATCTCCCGGCGAATCCGCCTGGCGGCAATGGGGCGGCACCAACCAGGATTTCAAGGCCTCGGCCGCGGGGCTCGCCGACAACTGGCCGGAGTCCGGTCCGCCCAAGGTCTGGGAACGAGAACTCGGTGACGGCTACTCCGCGATCCTCTTCGAAGACGGCGTCCTCTACACCATGTATCGCGCCTCGGAAGACAAGGAAGCGGTCATCGCCCTCAAAGCCGACACCGGCGAAACCGTCTGGGAATACCGCTATGAGTCCGCCGTGAAGGAAGGCCACGTCAAGGACTTCGGCTCGGGCCCGCGCTCCACACCGCTCATCGTCGAGGATCGGCTCTACACCATCGGCATCGCCGGCAAGATGCACTGCCTCGATAAGTTCACCGGCAAGCCGCATTGGCATAAGAACCTCTGGGACGATCTGGGCGGCAATTTCCTCATGCATGGCTACGCGTCCAGTCCCATCGCGTACAAGAACACGGTCATTGCGCTTGTTGGCGCCAAGGACCAGAGCATCGTCGCCTTCGATCAGAAGGACGGATCCGTGAAGTGGAAGTCGGCGAGCTTCGAGAACGGCTACTCGACGCCCCGCCTGTTCAGGATCGACGGCGAGGACCATCTCGTCACGTTCATGGCCACCGAGATTGTCGGGCTGGAACCCGCCACCGGCGAGATCAAATGGAGCTTCCCCCAGGAGAATCAGTGGAAGCAGAACATCTGCATGCCCACCTTGGCCTCCGGCAACATCCTGTTCTTCTCCTCACCCGATGCCGGCGCACACGGGCTGAAGATCGAACGTACCGGCAGTCAATACAGCGTCAGCGAAGTCTGGTCGACACGGAAAATTCAGTTCTATCACGTCACCTCCGTCGCCAACGGAGACTTCGTGTATGGCTGCACCGGCACCCAGGGCACATTCTTTATCGCCGCGGTGAACATGAAAACCGGGGACATCGCCTGGCGGAAGCGCGGATTCAGCAAGGCCAACGTCATCCAGGCCGACGGCAAGCTCATCATCCTGGACGAAGACGGGAATCTGGCTCTGGCTGCGGCAACGCCCGAGGACTTTACGGTCCTCGCCAAGTTCCAGCTATTCGATGACGTATCCTGGACGGTACCGACGGTCGCCGGGAAGTACCTGTTCGCGCGGGATAAGAAGTCGATCAAGGCCCTGAACCTGGGCTGA
- a CDS encoding TIGR03087 family PEP-CTERM/XrtA system glycosyltransferase — protein sequence MAHRVPYPPNKGDKLRAFRQIEHLSTKHEIWCAAFADRGEDGRHVDSLRRWCAEVEVVRLRPAWAKLRALVALARGRTLTEGYFWSHAMRTALAAWSARTRFDAVFAYSSSMASYALGVPAGRRILDLCDLDSLKWQDYARFGRGLMSSLYEIEGRRLGRRERSWITAFDATLLITEAEASHLPLHLRRRVQIMGNGVTLGEWGVAARSAHDDDGPVIGFVGAMDYLPNVDAVTWFVRTSWPAIRARFPEARFRIVGHRPVRAVRRLVSFPGVEVVGAVADVQAEVRRTDVSVAPLRIARGLQNKVLEAMAEGVPVVLTPGAAEGIDGRADHDYCIAAEATDFAVRVVRLLLDATLRDRIGAAGRALVAHKFRWAEQLARLDEVLTDGGEPHRVVAQRTIQPDGDHPGLMRPGIGPRETRELVSPGSGP from the coding sequence TTGGCCCATCGTGTCCCCTACCCGCCAAACAAGGGCGACAAGCTTCGCGCATTCCGGCAAATCGAGCATCTCTCGACAAAACACGAAATCTGGTGCGCGGCGTTTGCGGACCGGGGCGAGGACGGGCGGCACGTGGATTCCCTGCGGCGCTGGTGCGCGGAAGTGGAGGTCGTCCGATTGCGGCCGGCATGGGCGAAGTTGCGGGCCTTGGTTGCGTTGGCTCGAGGGCGAACGCTGACGGAGGGTTATTTCTGGTCGCATGCCATGCGGACAGCGCTGGCGGCGTGGTCCGCACGCACGAGGTTTGATGCCGTGTTCGCCTATTCGTCGAGCATGGCGTCTTATGCGCTTGGCGTTCCTGCCGGGCGGCGGATCCTCGACCTGTGCGATCTGGACAGCCTGAAATGGCAGGACTACGCACGGTTCGGGCGAGGTCTGATGTCGTCGCTTTATGAAATCGAGGGACGGCGGCTTGGGCGCCGGGAGCGATCTTGGATTACCGCGTTCGACGCGACATTGCTGATTACCGAAGCCGAGGCTTCGCACCTGCCGTTGCACTTGCGTCGCCGGGTTCAAATCATGGGGAACGGCGTGACACTTGGCGAGTGGGGTGTGGCCGCGCGAAGTGCGCACGACGATGACGGTCCGGTCATCGGCTTCGTCGGGGCGATGGACTATCTTCCCAATGTCGACGCCGTGACGTGGTTTGTGCGCACGTCCTGGCCTGCGATTCGCGCCCGATTTCCCGAGGCACGGTTCCGCATCGTCGGTCATCGTCCGGTGCGCGCCGTGCGGCGGCTGGTGAGTTTTCCCGGTGTGGAGGTCGTTGGTGCGGTCGCGGATGTCCAGGCCGAGGTCCGCCGGACGGACGTGAGTGTCGCGCCGCTGCGCATCGCCCGAGGGCTGCAGAACAAGGTTCTGGAAGCGATGGCGGAGGGCGTGCCGGTTGTGCTCACGCCCGGCGCTGCCGAGGGAATCGACGGGCGCGCCGATCATGACTACTGCATTGCGGCGGAGGCAACGGACTTCGCCGTCCGTGTGGTGCGTCTGCTTCTGGATGCGACCCTGCGCGATCGCATCGGTGCAGCCGGTCGTGCGCTCGTAGCCCATAAGTTCCGATGGGCGGAGCAACTCGCGCGGCTGGATGAAGTCCTCACAGACGGCGGTGAGCCGCATCGTGTGGTCGCACAACGGACGATTCAACCTGACGGCGACCATCCCGGCTTGATGCGTCCCGGTATCGGCCCCCGCGAAACACGTGAGTTGGTCAGCCCAGGTTCAGGGCCTTGA